GACCACCCGAGCGCGACGCTCAGTGTGATGATGACCGGCTTCGGGCTACGTCTCGACCCTGACCTCTGTTGGGAGAACCTGCGGCGCCTCTCCAAAGACGCCGCCGACCGGGCGATGCTGCAGAGTTGCCTGCGCCGGACGCTCGACGACGTCGCGGCGCTCGCACACCTCCAGCCACGCGTCCGAGTCGTGAAAGGCATCTGGCACGAGCCGGAATCGGTCGCCTATCTCGATGCTCCGACGATTCGCCGGAATTACCTCGCGATCCTCGGGGCGCTCATAGCGTGCGGCGGCTATCCGGAGGTTGCGACGCATGACGTGTGGCTCATCGAGCACAGCCTCGGGCTCCTCGCCGGGCTCTCGCCCGCGCAGTACGAGTTCCAGATGCTTCTCGGCTACATCGCGCGCGACGCCCCCTCGCAGCTGTTCGCCACGGCTCGCTAGCAGTCGCCTATTGCCGCGACCTCATGTGGTCGGCGATCGCCTGGTCGAGCTTGTCCAGAGACTCACCCCAGCCCAGGCGCGCGAGCTTGCCCCACTCGGCCGTGAACCCCGACAGGGTGCGGATGGTCACGCGCGTGCGCCGACCCTCGGCGGTGAACGTGATGCTGCTGACGAGCTCCTCGGTCCAGGTGGCCGGGAGCCCACTGCCGACCGGCGGCGCGACTCGCCTGCGGTCCGCGTCGGCGAAATGGATCGCGAAGACGACGCGCGAAGGTCGCTCGATCTCGCGTACGACGCCGGCGATGTAGTTCATAGCGCCGTCGGGAGAACGCTCGGCGGTGAAGATCTTCCCGCCCGGA
This region of Candidatus Limnocylindria bacterium genomic DNA includes:
- a CDS encoding SRPBCC domain-containing protein — encoded protein: MAARDNVAEDMATKELVVERVFDAPRERVFDMFTQPEHLQKWWGPKRVSITLAEFDARPGGKIFTAERSPDGAMNYIAGVVREIERPSRVVFAIHFADADRRRVAPPVGSGLPATWTEELVSSITFTAEGRRTRVTIRTLSGFTAEWGKLARLGWGESLDKLDQAIADHMRSRQ